In Verrucomicrobiia bacterium, the following are encoded in one genomic region:
- a CDS encoding phosphatase PAP2 family protein, whose protein sequence is MRHYRFIDYATQGYVALVGLLVLLFHNETVPQWRWLVLGHFGLVAMIHGMIVQEATGRHGALLRFVRHFYPILLYVPIYNETGHLNQMFARGMLDPWFIRLEEQIFGGQPSLLFMDRLPYLWVSEVFYVAYFSYYLMITGCGLALYRQDRRQFFHYISLVSVVFYACFLVYIFLPVVGPRIFYRDFGNFDLPAAVMPAQVPEFPAAVQKGLFYQIMAIIYHHFETPGAAFPSSHVAVAVTTLYFSFRYLRAIRWVHAVVVFLLCLSTVYCRYHYAVDVPAGLVMAALMIWAGNRLIRRLEGPAALPGGGAEKS, encoded by the coding sequence ATGCGGCATTATCGTTTCATTGATTACGCGACCCAGGGCTACGTGGCCCTGGTAGGGTTGCTGGTGTTGTTGTTTCACAATGAAACTGTGCCCCAGTGGCGCTGGCTGGTGCTCGGCCATTTTGGGCTGGTGGCAATGATCCATGGCATGATCGTGCAGGAGGCCACCGGCCGGCATGGCGCTTTGCTGCGGTTTGTCCGCCATTTTTACCCCATCCTCCTGTACGTGCCAATTTACAATGAAACCGGCCATCTAAATCAGATGTTTGCCCGGGGCATGCTGGACCCGTGGTTTATCCGGTTGGAGGAGCAAATTTTCGGGGGGCAGCCCAGTTTGTTGTTCATGGACCGGTTGCCGTATCTGTGGGTAAGCGAGGTGTTTTACGTAGCCTACTTTTCCTACTACCTCATGATTACCGGCTGCGGGCTGGCGTTGTACCGGCAGGACCGGCGGCAGTTCTTCCACTACATTTCGCTGGTCTCGGTGGTGTTTTATGCCTGTTTTCTGGTGTACATCTTCCTGCCCGTCGTTGGCCCGCGCATTTTTTACCGGGATTTTGGCAATTTTGACCTGCCGGCCGCAGTGATGCCGGCGCAGGTGCCGGAGTTTCCCGCGGCGGTGCAAAAGGGGCTTTTTTACCAGATCATGGCCATTATCTACCATCATTTTGAGACCCCCGGGGCCGCCTTTCCCAGCAGTCATGTGGCGGTGGCGGTGACCACGTTGTATTTTTCCTTCCGGTATTTGCGGGCCATCCGGTGGGTGCATGCGGTGGTGGTATTTTTATTGTGTTTGAGCACGGTTTATTGCCGGTATCATTATGCAGTGGATGTGCCGGCGGGGCTGGTGATGGCGGCGCTCATGATTTGGGCGGGCAACCGTCTGATCCGGCGGCTGGAAGGGCCTGCGGCGTTGCCGGGCGGCGGCGCAGAAAAATCTTGA
- the tuf gene encoding elongation factor Tu has protein sequence MAKEQFQRTKPHVNVGTIGHIDHGKSTLTAAIVHVQSQKGLAKPISYADITKGGTVRDETKTVTIAVSHVEYESNTRHYAHIDCPGHADFIKNMITGAAQMDGAILVVDAAEGPMPQTREHILLARQVGVPAIVVFLNKIDLVDDKDLLDLVEMEVRDLLTKYGFDGANAPVIRGSSRAAMDLKPEGIKAVEDLLEAIDKYIPLPTREVDKPFLMCIEDVFNIEGRGTVVTGRVERGVLKRMEEVEIVGLRETRKTVATDIEMFRKLLDSAQAGDNVGVLLRGIKKDEVERGMVLAKPGSITPHTHFKAEVYVLSKEEGGRHTPFFTNYRPQFYFRTTDVTGTVTLPQGVEMVMPGDNVSMEIKVIAPVAMEKLQRFAIREGGRTIGAGRITEILD, from the coding sequence ATGGCAAAAGAGCAATTTCAACGTACGAAACCACACGTCAACGTGGGGACGATTGGGCACATTGACCATGGGAAGTCCACGCTGACCGCTGCAATCGTGCATGTGCAGTCCCAGAAGGGCCTGGCCAAGCCGATCAGCTATGCCGACATCACCAAGGGCGGCACAGTGCGTGACGAAACCAAGACCGTGACCATCGCGGTGTCCCACGTCGAATACGAAAGCAACACCCGGCATTACGCCCACATTGACTGCCCGGGGCATGCCGACTTCATTAAAAACATGATCACCGGCGCGGCCCAAATGGACGGCGCCATCCTGGTGGTGGACGCCGCCGAAGGCCCGATGCCCCAGACCCGCGAGCACATTCTGCTCGCCCGGCAGGTGGGCGTGCCGGCCATTGTGGTCTTCCTGAACAAGATTGACCTGGTGGACGACAAGGATTTGCTGGACCTGGTGGAGATGGAGGTGCGCGACCTGCTGACCAAATACGGTTTTGACGGCGCCAACGCCCCCGTCATCCGCGGCAGCTCCCGCGCGGCGATGGACTTGAAGCCCGAGGGCATCAAGGCGGTGGAAGACCTGCTGGAGGCCATTGACAAGTACATCCCGCTGCCCACCCGCGAGGTGGACAAGCCGTTCTTGATGTGCATTGAGGACGTGTTCAACATTGAAGGCCGTGGCACGGTGGTAACCGGCCGTGTCGAGCGCGGCGTGCTCAAGCGCATGGAGGAAGTGGAAATCGTCGGTCTGCGGGAGACCCGCAAGACGGTGGCCACAGACATTGAAATGTTCCGCAAGCTGCTGGACAGCGCCCAGGCGGGCGACAACGTGGGCGTGCTGTTGCGCGGCATCAAGAAGGACGAAGTGGAGCGCGGCATGGTGCTGGCCAAGCCCGGCTCGATCACGCCGCACACCCACTTCAAGGCCGAGGTGTACGTGCTGTCCAAGGAAGAGGGTGGCCGGCACACGCCGTTCTTCACCAATTACCGTCCGCAGTTCTATTTCCGCACCACGGACGTGACCGGCACGGTCACGCTGCCGCAGGGCGTGGAAATGGTGATGCCGGGCGACAACGTCTCCATGGAGATCAAGGTGATTGCGCCGGTGGCCATGGAGAAGCTGCAACGTTTTGCCATCCGCGAAGGCGGCCGCACCATCGGGGCCGGCCGTATCACGGAGATCTTGGACTAA
- the secE gene encoding preprotein translocase subunit SecE: MDTGEILKILGLAVLAAVVFYLWRKGHFLRLNRYIQETREELRKCTWPGREELKGSTVVVIVSVALLSVFTIAVDLVLTLIINVVTSV, from the coding sequence ATGGATACGGGTGAAATTTTGAAGATTCTGGGGCTGGCAGTGCTGGCCGCCGTGGTGTTTTACCTCTGGCGGAAGGGGCATTTCCTGCGCCTGAATCGGTATATCCAGGAGACCCGGGAAGAGCTGCGCAAGTGCACCTGGCCCGGGCGGGAGGAATTGAAGGGCAGCACGGTGGTGGTGATCGTCTCGGTGGCCTTGTTGAGCGTGTTTACCATTGCCGTGGACCTGGTGTTAACCCTGATCATCAACGTGGTGACCTCCGTCTAG
- the nusG gene encoding transcription termination/antitermination protein NusG → MPQPKSQWFVVHTLAGQELKVKDSLEKRIKAEEMQDYIEEVLVPMEKIVDVRGGKKTVSTRKLYPGYVFLRMKLLDENNRLIDRPWYFVRETQGIIGFVGGDRPAPTPDEEIESIKAQISESEDVEKPKVNFEVGETVKINDGPFLNFSGVIEEIEPERGKLKVTVNIFGRNTPVELEYWQVEKT, encoded by the coding sequence ATGCCGCAACCCAAAAGCCAGTGGTTTGTTGTCCACACCCTTGCCGGCCAGGAACTCAAGGTCAAGGACAGCCTGGAAAAACGCATCAAGGCCGAGGAGATGCAGGATTATATCGAGGAGGTCCTGGTGCCGATGGAGAAGATTGTGGACGTGCGCGGCGGCAAAAAAACCGTCAGCACCCGCAAGCTCTATCCCGGCTATGTCTTTCTGCGCATGAAATTGCTGGATGAAAACAACCGGCTGATTGACCGGCCCTGGTATTTTGTGCGCGAAACGCAGGGGATCATTGGCTTTGTGGGCGGGGACCGGCCGGCCCCCACGCCGGACGAGGAAATTGAGAGCATCAAGGCGCAGATTAGCGAGTCGGAAGACGTCGAGAAACCCAAGGTCAACTTTGAGGTGGGCGAGACGGTCAAGATCAATGATGGGCCGTTCCTGAATTTCAGCGGGGTGATTGAGGAAATCGAACCCGAGCGCGGCAAGCTCAAGGTGACGGTGAACATTTTCGGGCGCAACACGCCGGTGGAACTTGAATACTGGCAGGTCGAGAAAACCTGA
- the rplK gene encoding 50S ribosomal protein L11: MAKKVVGQIKLQITAGQANPAPPVGPALGQHGVNIMAFCKEFNAKTQSQAGMTIPVVITVYQDKSFTFITKSPPASVLLKKAAGIASGSKVPNKEKVGKVTRKQVMEIVKLKQKDLNANSEEAAFRMIAGTARNMGIEIVD, from the coding sequence ATGGCAAAGAAAGTTGTCGGTCAGATCAAATTGCAAATCACCGCCGGCCAGGCCAATCCGGCGCCGCCGGTGGGGCCTGCCCTCGGTCAGCATGGCGTGAACATCATGGCCTTTTGCAAGGAGTTCAACGCCAAGACCCAGAGCCAGGCCGGCATGACCATCCCGGTGGTCATCACGGTGTACCAGGACAAGTCGTTCACTTTCATCACCAAATCGCCGCCGGCCTCGGTGTTGCTCAAGAAGGCGGCCGGCATCGCCAGCGGCTCCAAGGTGCCCAACAAGGAAAAGGTGGGCAAGGTCACGCGCAAGCAGGTGATGGAAATTGTGAAGCTCAAGCAGAAGGATTTGAACGCCAACTCGGAGGAGGCGGCGTTCCGCATGATTGCGGGAACGGCCCGCAACATGGGCATTGAAATCGTGGACTAA
- the rplA gene encoding 50S ribosomal protein L1: MAVKRSKRYKKAVSLLGDRKPQPLKAAVALLAKMPRAKFTETVDLAFHLGVDPKQSDQMIRGTVPLPHGTGKVVRVLVFAKPGAAAEAAKAAGAEYVGFDDMIKKCQEGWAEFDVAIATPEAMTEVRKLGKILGPRGLMPNPKTGTVTDDTAKAVKEFKAGRVEYKVDKGGNVHVPVGKINFPPEQIEENARTVIEAIFKARPASVKGRYVLSCTLSTTMSPPVPVDLKEFATTA, translated from the coding sequence ATGGCAGTCAAACGCAGCAAACGATACAAAAAGGCGGTCAGCCTGCTGGGCGACCGCAAGCCGCAGCCCCTGAAGGCGGCGGTGGCCCTGCTGGCCAAGATGCCCCGGGCCAAGTTCACTGAAACGGTGGACCTGGCGTTTCACCTCGGCGTGGATCCCAAACAGAGCGATCAGATGATTCGCGGCACCGTGCCGCTGCCCCACGGCACCGGCAAGGTGGTGCGCGTGCTCGTCTTTGCCAAGCCGGGCGCGGCCGCCGAGGCCGCCAAGGCCGCCGGGGCGGAATACGTGGGCTTCGACGACATGATTAAGAAGTGCCAGGAAGGCTGGGCCGAGTTTGATGTGGCCATCGCCACGCCCGAGGCCATGACCGAGGTCCGCAAGCTGGGCAAAATCCTCGGTCCCCGGGGGTTGATGCCCAACCCGAAAACCGGCACGGTGACCGATGACACCGCCAAGGCGGTCAAGGAGTTCAAGGCGGGCCGGGTGGAATACAAGGTGGACAAGGGCGGCAACGTGCATGTGCCGGTGGGCAAAATCAACTTCCCCCCGGAACAGATCGAGGAAAACGCCCGGACGGTGATCGAAGCCATTTTCAAGGCGCGGCCGGCCAGCGTCAAAGGGCGTTATGTTTTGAGCTGCACCCTCTCCACCACCATGAGTCCGCCGGTGCCGGTGGACCTGAAGGAGTTTGCCACAACCGCCTAA
- the rplJ gene encoding 50S ribosomal protein L10 — MRAEKQFLTQEYLARLNASPFFLAVDYTGLKVAQLTALRRQLAEAGAELHVVKNTIFRHAARQAGVELTGPLEGPVAVVTGRKDVTLAAKALKAFAAAEQDKPKIRFGYLNNQRLDASMVLALADLPSREVLQAKLLGLLQTPASRLVALLNTPASQLARVLQAKAEKGAAPAAA, encoded by the coding sequence ATGCGCGCGGAAAAACAATTTTTGACTCAGGAATATCTGGCCCGGTTGAACGCTTCGCCGTTCTTCCTGGCCGTGGACTACACGGGCCTCAAAGTGGCCCAGCTCACCGCCCTGCGCCGCCAACTGGCCGAGGCCGGAGCCGAGCTGCACGTGGTGAAAAACACCATCTTTCGCCATGCCGCCCGGCAGGCCGGCGTGGAGCTGACCGGACCGCTGGAGGGGCCGGTGGCGGTGGTGACAGGCCGGAAAGACGTGACCTTGGCTGCCAAGGCGTTGAAGGCCTTTGCCGCGGCCGAGCAGGACAAGCCCAAAATCCGGTTTGGATATTTGAACAATCAGCGGCTGGATGCGTCCATGGTATTGGCGCTGGCGGACCTGCCGTCGCGGGAAGTGTTGCAGGCCAAACTGCTGGGGTTGCTGCAGACGCCGGCCAGCCGGCTGGTGGCGCTGCTCAACACGCCGGCCTCGCAACTGGCCCGCGTGTTGCAGGCCAAAGCCGAAAAAGGCGCCGCCCCGGCCGCGGCCTGA
- the rplL gene encoding 50S ribosomal protein L7/L12 yields MALDKAKIVEELSNATVLEIAELVKELEAKWGVTAAAPVAVAAAGGAPAGGGAAAAPAEVKDTFDVILAKVPADKKIPVIKAVREIKAGLGLAEAKALVEGAPKPVLEGANKADAEAAKKKLEEAGASVELK; encoded by the coding sequence ATGGCACTGGACAAAGCAAAAATCGTGGAAGAACTGAGCAACGCGACGGTTTTGGAAATCGCGGAGCTGGTCAAAGAACTGGAAGCCAAGTGGGGCGTTACGGCAGCCGCGCCGGTGGCGGTGGCGGCGGCCGGTGGCGCGCCGGCGGGAGGCGGGGCGGCAGCCGCGCCTGCCGAGGTCAAGGACACCTTTGACGTGATCCTGGCCAAGGTGCCGGCGGACAAGAAGATCCCCGTCATCAAGGCGGTGCGGGAAATCAAGGCCGGTCTGGGTCTGGCGGAAGCCAAGGCGCTGGTGGAAGGCGCGCCCAAGCCGGTGCTCGAAGGCGCCAACAAGGCGGATGCCGAAGCGGCCAAGAAGAAGCTCGAAGAGGCCGGCGCATCCGTGGAACTCAAGTAA